From Pseudomonas sp. FP2335, the proteins below share one genomic window:
- a CDS encoding cobyrinate a,c-diamide synthase, with amino-acid sequence MNQPRHCPAVLIAAPASGQGKTTVTAALARLHRNLGRKVRVFKCGPDFLDPMIHERASGAPVYQLDMWMVGEQESRRLLWEAAGEADLILIEGVMGLFDGTPSSADLARHFGVPVLGVIDGTAMAQTFGALALGLARYQPDLPFAGVLANRVGTLRHAQLLEGSLTEGLRWYGALSRETGIELPSRHLGLVQASELNDLDLRLDAAAQALGSSCEVALPPPVTFAAPQIIEAEPLLNGVRIAVARDEAFAFTYGASLDLLRAMGAELHFFSPIHDRQLPDADSLYLPGGYPELHHQALSENTAMLDAIRAHHAAGKPLLAECGGMLYLLDSLTDVDGQRAELLGLLQGDAVMQKKLAALALQNVELPEGTLRGHTYHHSLTSTDCTPIARGVSPNGGRGAEAVFRQGRMTASYVHFYFPSNPAAVAALFAPDREGAIAGKPAPTGDRVETQSNVGAGLPAKRQ; translated from the coding sequence TTGAATCAGCCCCGTCATTGCCCGGCCGTCTTGATCGCCGCACCGGCGTCCGGCCAGGGCAAAACCACCGTCACCGCCGCGCTCGCCCGTTTGCACCGCAACCTGGGGCGCAAGGTGCGCGTGTTCAAATGCGGGCCGGACTTTCTCGACCCGATGATCCACGAGCGCGCCAGTGGTGCGCCGGTGTATCAATTGGACATGTGGATGGTGGGAGAGCAGGAAAGTCGTCGCCTGTTGTGGGAAGCCGCCGGCGAGGCTGACCTGATCCTCATTGAAGGCGTGATGGGCCTGTTCGACGGCACGCCGTCCAGCGCTGACCTGGCGCGCCACTTTGGCGTGCCGGTGCTCGGTGTGATCGACGGCACCGCCATGGCCCAGACCTTCGGTGCCCTTGCGCTGGGCCTGGCGCGTTATCAGCCGGACCTGCCGTTCGCCGGCGTGCTGGCCAACCGCGTGGGCACGCTGCGCCACGCACAATTGCTCGAAGGCAGTCTGACCGAAGGCCTGCGTTGGTACGGGGCGCTGTCCCGCGAGACCGGGATCGAATTGCCCAGCCGCCACCTAGGCCTGGTACAAGCCAGCGAACTGAATGACCTCGACCTGCGCCTCGATGCCGCCGCCCAAGCCCTGGGCAGCAGTTGCGAAGTCGCATTGCCGCCGCCGGTGACGTTCGCTGCGCCGCAGATCATTGAGGCCGAGCCGTTGCTCAACGGCGTACGCATTGCCGTGGCTCGCGACGAAGCCTTCGCCTTCACCTACGGCGCCAGCCTCGATCTGTTGCGGGCGATGGGCGCCGAGTTGCACTTCTTCTCGCCGATCCATGACCGCCAATTGCCTGACGCCGACAGCCTGTATCTGCCGGGTGGTTACCCGGAATTGCATCACCAGGCGCTGTCGGAAAATACCGCGATGCTCGATGCGATCCGTGCCCATCACGCTGCTGGCAAACCACTGCTCGCCGAGTGCGGCGGCATGTTGTACCTGCTGGACTCGCTCACCGATGTCGACGGCCAGCGTGCCGAGTTGCTCGGTCTGCTGCAGGGCGATGCCGTGATGCAAAAGAAACTGGCCGCCCTGGCCCTGCAAAATGTCGAACTGCCGGAAGGCACATTGCGCGGTCACACCTATCACCACTCCCTGACCAGCACCGACTGCACGCCGATTGCCCGTGGCGTGAGCCCCAACGGTGGGCGTGGTGCCGAGGCGGTTTTCCGACAGGGGCGGATGACGGCTTCCTACGTGCACTTTTACTTTCCGTCGAATCCGGCGGCGGTGGCGGCACTGTTTGCGCCAGACCGGGAGGGCGCTATCGCAGGCAAGCCCGCTCCCACAGGGGATCGCGTCGAAACCCAATCCAATGTGGGAGCGGGCTTGCCCGCGAAGAGGCAATGA
- the cbiB gene encoding adenosylcobinamide-phosphate synthase CbiB, translated as MSVALLCVAAVALDALLGEPRRWHPLVAFGNFAGRIEQRFNSGGRGWRSHGVTAWFIAVVPLTLLATALSWAPYIGWILEILALYCALGMRSLGEHVIPVAQALRSDDLDEARKRVSYLVSRQTSELDRTEVARAATESVLENGSDAVFAALFWFVVAGVPGVVLYRLSNTLDAMWGYRNERFERFGWAAAKIDDVLNYIPARLVALTYALLGKTRLALKCWRTQGPTWDSPNAGPVMAAGAGALGVELGGAAIYHGEVHQRPQLGEGPAADADSIDRGWQLVQRGVWLWLLILCAGAQFYA; from the coding sequence ATGAGTGTGGCCTTGCTGTGTGTCGCCGCAGTCGCGCTGGATGCGCTGCTGGGCGAACCCAGGCGCTGGCATCCGCTGGTGGCGTTCGGCAATTTCGCCGGGCGCATCGAGCAACGCTTCAACAGCGGTGGCCGGGGCTGGCGCAGCCATGGCGTGACCGCGTGGTTTATCGCCGTGGTGCCGTTGACCCTGCTGGCCACGGCTTTGTCGTGGGCGCCGTATATCGGCTGGATCTTGGAGATCCTGGCGTTGTACTGCGCCCTCGGCATGCGCAGCCTTGGCGAGCACGTGATCCCGGTCGCCCAGGCGCTGCGCAGTGATGACCTGGACGAAGCGCGAAAACGTGTGAGTTACCTTGTCAGCCGTCAGACCAGCGAACTGGACCGTACCGAAGTCGCCCGCGCCGCCACCGAGTCGGTACTGGAGAACGGCAGCGACGCGGTATTCGCCGCGCTGTTCTGGTTTGTCGTTGCCGGTGTGCCGGGCGTGGTGCTGTACCGCCTGAGCAACACCCTCGACGCCATGTGGGGCTATCGCAACGAACGCTTCGAGCGTTTCGGTTGGGCGGCGGCCAAGATCGACGACGTGCTGAACTATATTCCTGCGCGCCTGGTGGCATTGACCTACGCGTTGCTGGGCAAAACCCGCCTGGCGTTGAAGTGCTGGCGTACCCAGGGCCCGACGTGGGACAGCCCCAACGCCGGCCCGGTGATGGCGGCCGGCGCTGGTGCGCTGGGTGTCGAATTGGGCGGCGCCGCGATTTATCACGGCGAAGTACATCAACGTCCGCAACTGGGCGAAGGCCCGGCGGCGGATGCGGACTCCATCGACCGAGGCTGGCAACTGGTGCAGCGCGGCGTATGGTTGTGGCTGCTGATCCTATGCGCGGGGGCGCAATTCTATGCTTGA
- a CDS encoding sorbosone dehydrogenase family protein, which produces MHKTRLALLIMFAGALAACGESSTLQVSDGTGPSPKLPEPNKTLIPTVNIAPAIGWPAGAKPTPAAGTQVAAFAEGLDHPRWLYVLPNGDVLVAETNAPPKPDDSKGIRGWVMEKVMGRAGAGVPSPNRITLLRDADHDGIAETRTVFLENLNSPFGMTLVGNDLYVADSDKLLRFPYQPGATAIKAAGTKVVDLPGGSINHHWTKNVVASKDGRKLYVSVGSNSNVGENGLQAEEGRAAIWEVDRASGQHRIFASGLRNPNGMAWEPQSGKLWTAVNERDEIGSDLVPDYITSVQDGAFYGWPFSYYGQHVDARVNPQNLDLVAKAIAPDYAVGPHTASLGLTFAENSKLPAPFTNGAFIGQHGSWNRKPHSGYKVIFVPFEAGQPKGQPVDVLTGFLDKDEKAMGRPVGVVIDQQGDLLVADDVGNKVWRVSAAK; this is translated from the coding sequence ATGCACAAGACCCGACTTGCCCTACTGATCATGTTCGCAGGCGCCCTCGCCGCCTGCGGTGAAAGTTCGACCTTGCAAGTGTCTGACGGAACCGGGCCTTCCCCCAAGCTACCGGAGCCGAACAAGACCCTGATCCCCACGGTAAACATCGCGCCAGCCATCGGCTGGCCTGCGGGTGCGAAGCCAACTCCCGCCGCGGGCACCCAGGTGGCGGCGTTTGCCGAGGGCCTGGACCACCCGCGCTGGCTGTATGTGCTGCCCAATGGCGACGTACTGGTGGCAGAAACCAATGCGCCGCCCAAACCCGATGACTCAAAGGGCATTCGTGGCTGGGTAATGGAAAAGGTCATGGGCCGAGCCGGTGCAGGTGTGCCTAGCCCGAATCGCATCACGTTGCTGCGCGATGCCGACCACGATGGCATCGCCGAGACCCGGACAGTATTTCTTGAAAACCTCAATTCGCCCTTCGGCATGACCCTGGTGGGCAATGATCTGTATGTGGCGGACTCGGACAAGCTGCTGCGCTTCCCCTACCAACCGGGAGCAACCGCGATCAAGGCAGCCGGTACCAAGGTGGTCGACCTACCCGGCGGCAGCATCAACCACCACTGGACCAAGAACGTGGTGGCGAGCAAAGACGGCCGCAAGCTGTACGTAAGCGTAGGCTCCAACAGCAACGTTGGTGAAAACGGCCTGCAGGCAGAAGAAGGCCGGGCGGCGATCTGGGAAGTAGACCGCGCCAGCGGCCAGCACCGCATTTTCGCCTCGGGCCTGCGCAACCCTAACGGCATGGCCTGGGAACCACAAAGCGGCAAGCTGTGGACGGCGGTGAACGAGCGCGATGAAATCGGTAGCGACCTGGTGCCGGACTACATCACCTCGGTTCAGGATGGCGCCTTCTATGGCTGGCCGTTCAGCTACTACGGGCAGCATGTGGATGCGCGAGTCAATCCGCAAAACCTCGACCTGGTGGCCAAGGCGATTGCACCAGACTACGCCGTAGGCCCGCATACCGCCTCGCTGGGACTGACGTTTGCAGAGAACAGCAAATTGCCCGCCCCCTTCACGAATGGCGCATTCATCGGCCAGCATGGTTCGTGGAATCGCAAGCCCCACAGTGGCTACAAGGTGATCTTCGTACCGTTCGAGGCTGGCCAGCCCAAGGGACAGCCGGTGGATGTGCTGACCGGGTTCCTCGACAAAGACGAGAAAGCCATGGGCCGGCCGGTGGGCGTGGTGATTGATCAGCAGGGGGATTTGCTGGTGGCAGATGATGTGGGAAATAAGGTGTGGCGGGTGTCGGCGGCTAAGTAG
- the cobO gene encoding cob(I)yrinic acid a,c-diamide adenosyltransferase, which produces MTDSPERDERHLARMLRKKAVIDERIANSPNECGLLLVLTGNGKGKSSSAFGMLARAMGHGMQCGVVQFIKGRNSTGEELFFRRFPEQVRFHVMGEGFTWETQDRQRDIAAAEAAWAVSRELLQDPAIGLVVLDELNIALKHGYLDLDQVLSDLQARPPMQHVVVTGRGAKPELIEMGDTVTEMGMLKHAFQAGIKAQKGVEL; this is translated from the coding sequence ATGACCGATTCCCCTGAACGCGACGAACGCCACCTGGCGCGCATGCTGCGCAAAAAAGCCGTGATCGACGAGCGCATCGCCAACTCGCCCAACGAATGCGGTTTGCTGCTGGTGCTCACCGGCAACGGCAAAGGCAAGAGCAGCTCTGCGTTCGGCATGCTGGCTCGGGCCATGGGCCACGGCATGCAGTGCGGTGTGGTGCAGTTCATCAAGGGGCGCAACAGCACGGGCGAAGAGCTGTTCTTCCGCCGCTTCCCTGAGCAAGTGCGTTTTCACGTCATGGGCGAAGGCTTCACCTGGGAAACCCAGGACCGCCAACGTGACATCGCCGCCGCCGAAGCCGCCTGGGCGGTGTCCCGCGAGCTGCTGCAAGATCCCGCCATCGGCCTTGTCGTGCTTGACGAACTGAACATCGCCCTCAAACACGGCTACCTCGATCTGGACCAAGTACTCAGCGACCTGCAAGCCCGTCCGCCGATGCAACACGTGGTGGTCACCGGCCGTGGCGCCAAGCCCGAGCTGATCGAAATGGGCGACACCGTCACCGAAATGGGCATGCTCAAGCACGCGTTCCAGGCCGGTATCAAGGCACAGAAGGGCGTCGAACTTTGA
- the bluB gene encoding 5,6-dimethylbenzimidazole synthase — protein MTDNAFPEADRQAVYRAIAERRDMRHFSGGTVAPELLQRLLQAAHQAPSVGLMQPWRFIRISDRQLRGQIQQLVEEERIRTAEALGERSDEFMKLKVEGIHDCAEVLVAALMDDRERHIFGRRTLPEMDMASLSCAIQNLWLAARVEGLGMGWVSLFEPQALADLLGLPPGAKPLAVLCLGPVAAFYPAPMLQLEGWTEPRPLSDMLYENSWGVSQ, from the coding sequence ATGACCGACAACGCCTTCCCAGAAGCCGACCGCCAGGCCGTCTACCGCGCCATCGCCGAACGCCGCGACATGCGCCACTTCAGCGGCGGCACCGTCGCGCCTGAACTGCTGCAGCGCCTGCTCCAGGCCGCACACCAGGCCCCCAGCGTCGGCCTGATGCAACCCTGGCGCTTCATCCGTATCAGCGACCGCCAGCTACGTGGGCAAATCCAGCAACTGGTGGAAGAAGAACGCATCCGCACCGCCGAAGCCCTGGGCGAGCGCTCCGACGAATTCATGAAGCTCAAGGTCGAAGGCATCCACGATTGCGCCGAGGTATTGGTAGCAGCGCTGATGGACGACCGCGAGCGCCACATCTTCGGTCGTCGCACCTTGCCGGAAATGGACATGGCCTCGCTGTCCTGTGCCATCCAGAACCTGTGGCTGGCTGCCCGCGTCGAAGGCCTGGGCATGGGCTGGGTCTCGCTGTTCGAGCCCCAGGCCCTGGCCGACCTGCTGGGCCTGCCGCCCGGCGCCAAACCCCTGGCCGTGCTGTGCCTGGGCCCGGTCGCTGCGTTCTACCCGGCGCCGATGTTGCAACTCGAAGGCTGGACCGAGCCGCGGCCGCTGAGTGACATGCTGTACGAAAATTCTTGGGGAGTGAGTCAATGA